Proteins encoded in a region of the Gopherus flavomarginatus isolate rGopFla2 chromosome 19, rGopFla2.mat.asm, whole genome shotgun sequence genome:
- the STYXL1 gene encoding serine/threonine/tyrosine-interacting-like protein 1 isoform X3, translating into MDKNKMAGLVLCEPTELYNILNQSTKLSRLTEPNYLCLLDARTKREYNESHVITARRVKQNPVGDYLVPESVELECVKYCVVYDSKTSSLDDIYDDDYEEKEEDEKDAEVGAAIQCARVLEQFTCHPVRILKGGYERFTACYHFLRTQKIFWMPQELDAFQPYPVEILPAQLYMGDYRQACDQQIQKDLKIKAQVNISEELATLFTDESKTLLHVSVADSPDADLFSFFPTICHFIDAKMALGAVLIFSTLGLSRSSTAVIAFLMHSSHYPLKRAWKYIQKCKTNMRPNRGFVQQLSAWESQIYGSAITDISEPHY; encoded by the exons ATGGATAAAAA TAAAATGGCAGGGTTGGTTCTCTGTGAGCCCACAGAGCTTTACAACATCTTGAACCAGTCCACGAAGCTCTCCAGGTTAACTGAGCCTAACTATCTCTGTTTACTGG ATGCCCGTACAAAGCGTGAGTACAATGAAAGCCATGTGATTACAGCAAGAAGAGTTAAACAG AATCCTGTGGGGGACTATCTGGTACCTGAATCAGTTGAGCTGGAGTGTGTCAAATATTGTGTCGTGTATGATAGCAAAACCAGCTCTTTGGATGATATCTATGATGATGATTatgaagagaaggaggaggatgagaAAG ATGCTGAGGTAGGGGCTGCCATCCAGTGTGCCAGAGTCTTAGAGCAGTTCACCTGCCACCCAGTCCGCATCCTGAAAGGAGGGTATGAGCGCTTCACTGCGTGCTACCATTTCTTGAGGACTCAGAAGATATTCTGGATGCCTCAG GAACTGGATGCTTTTCAGCCATATCCTGTAGAGATATTGCCTGCTCAATTATATATGGGAGATTACAGGCAGGCCTGTGACCAACAGATTCAGAAGGATCTGAAAATCAAAGCACAAGTCAACATCTCAGAGGAGCTTGCAACGCT TTTCACAGATGAGAGCAAAACACTTCTTCATGTTTCTGTGGCAGATTCCCCCGATGCagatcttttttcctttttccccaccatttGTCACTTCATAG ATGCTAAGATGGCTCTTGGAGCAGTTCTGATTTTCTCTACCCTGGGTCTAAGTCGGAGCAGCACGGCGGTAATAGCCTTCCTCATGCATTCATCCCACTATCCCTTAAAG AGGGCTTGGAAATACATCCAGAAATGCAAAACAAACATGAGACCAAACCGTGGCTTTGTGCAACAGCTGTCAGCCTGGGAAAGCCAAATCTATGGGTCAGCGATCACAGATATCTCCGAACCACATTATTGA
- the STYXL1 gene encoding serine/threonine/tyrosine-interacting-like protein 1 isoform X2 — MAGLVLCEPTELYNILNQSTKLSRLTEPNYLCLLDARTKREYNESHVITARRVKQNPVGDYLVPESVELECVKYCVVYDSKTSSLDDIYDDDYEEKEEDEKGTEAASGISGFESSSSCSQNAEVGAAIQCARVLEQFTCHPVRILKGGYERFTACYHFLRTQKIFWMPQELDAFQPYPVEILPAQLYMGDYRQACDQQIQKDLKIKAQVNISEELATLFTDESKTLLHVSVADSPDADLFSFFPTICHFIDAKMALGAVLIFSTLGLSRSSTAVIAFLMHSSHYPLKRAWKYIQKCKTNMRPNRGFVQQLSAWESQIYGSAITDISEPHY, encoded by the exons ATGGCAGGGTTGGTTCTCTGTGAGCCCACAGAGCTTTACAACATCTTGAACCAGTCCACGAAGCTCTCCAGGTTAACTGAGCCTAACTATCTCTGTTTACTGG ATGCCCGTACAAAGCGTGAGTACAATGAAAGCCATGTGATTACAGCAAGAAGAGTTAAACAG AATCCTGTGGGGGACTATCTGGTACCTGAATCAGTTGAGCTGGAGTGTGTCAAATATTGTGTCGTGTATGATAGCAAAACCAGCTCTTTGGATGATATCTATGATGATGATTatgaagagaaggaggaggatgagaAAG gGACTGAAGCTGCCTCAGGGATCTCAGGATTTGAATCCAGTTCTTCATGTTCACAGA ATGCTGAGGTAGGGGCTGCCATCCAGTGTGCCAGAGTCTTAGAGCAGTTCACCTGCCACCCAGTCCGCATCCTGAAAGGAGGGTATGAGCGCTTCACTGCGTGCTACCATTTCTTGAGGACTCAGAAGATATTCTGGATGCCTCAG GAACTGGATGCTTTTCAGCCATATCCTGTAGAGATATTGCCTGCTCAATTATATATGGGAGATTACAGGCAGGCCTGTGACCAACAGATTCAGAAGGATCTGAAAATCAAAGCACAAGTCAACATCTCAGAGGAGCTTGCAACGCT TTTCACAGATGAGAGCAAAACACTTCTTCATGTTTCTGTGGCAGATTCCCCCGATGCagatcttttttcctttttccccaccatttGTCACTTCATAG ATGCTAAGATGGCTCTTGGAGCAGTTCTGATTTTCTCTACCCTGGGTCTAAGTCGGAGCAGCACGGCGGTAATAGCCTTCCTCATGCATTCATCCCACTATCCCTTAAAG AGGGCTTGGAAATACATCCAGAAATGCAAAACAAACATGAGACCAAACCGTGGCTTTGTGCAACAGCTGTCAGCCTGGGAAAGCCAAATCTATGGGTCAGCGATCACAGATATCTCCGAACCACATTATTGA
- the STYXL1 gene encoding serine/threonine/tyrosine-interacting-like protein 1 isoform X1, with protein MDKNKMAGLVLCEPTELYNILNQSTKLSRLTEPNYLCLLDARTKREYNESHVITARRVKQNPVGDYLVPESVELECVKYCVVYDSKTSSLDDIYDDDYEEKEEDEKGTEAASGISGFESSSSCSQNAEVGAAIQCARVLEQFTCHPVRILKGGYERFTACYHFLRTQKIFWMPQELDAFQPYPVEILPAQLYMGDYRQACDQQIQKDLKIKAQVNISEELATLFTDESKTLLHVSVADSPDADLFSFFPTICHFIDAKMALGAVLIFSTLGLSRSSTAVIAFLMHSSHYPLKRAWKYIQKCKTNMRPNRGFVQQLSAWESQIYGSAITDISEPHY; from the exons ATGGATAAAAA TAAAATGGCAGGGTTGGTTCTCTGTGAGCCCACAGAGCTTTACAACATCTTGAACCAGTCCACGAAGCTCTCCAGGTTAACTGAGCCTAACTATCTCTGTTTACTGG ATGCCCGTACAAAGCGTGAGTACAATGAAAGCCATGTGATTACAGCAAGAAGAGTTAAACAG AATCCTGTGGGGGACTATCTGGTACCTGAATCAGTTGAGCTGGAGTGTGTCAAATATTGTGTCGTGTATGATAGCAAAACCAGCTCTTTGGATGATATCTATGATGATGATTatgaagagaaggaggaggatgagaAAG gGACTGAAGCTGCCTCAGGGATCTCAGGATTTGAATCCAGTTCTTCATGTTCACAGA ATGCTGAGGTAGGGGCTGCCATCCAGTGTGCCAGAGTCTTAGAGCAGTTCACCTGCCACCCAGTCCGCATCCTGAAAGGAGGGTATGAGCGCTTCACTGCGTGCTACCATTTCTTGAGGACTCAGAAGATATTCTGGATGCCTCAG GAACTGGATGCTTTTCAGCCATATCCTGTAGAGATATTGCCTGCTCAATTATATATGGGAGATTACAGGCAGGCCTGTGACCAACAGATTCAGAAGGATCTGAAAATCAAAGCACAAGTCAACATCTCAGAGGAGCTTGCAACGCT TTTCACAGATGAGAGCAAAACACTTCTTCATGTTTCTGTGGCAGATTCCCCCGATGCagatcttttttcctttttccccaccatttGTCACTTCATAG ATGCTAAGATGGCTCTTGGAGCAGTTCTGATTTTCTCTACCCTGGGTCTAAGTCGGAGCAGCACGGCGGTAATAGCCTTCCTCATGCATTCATCCCACTATCCCTTAAAG AGGGCTTGGAAATACATCCAGAAATGCAAAACAAACATGAGACCAAACCGTGGCTTTGTGCAACAGCTGTCAGCCTGGGAAAGCCAAATCTATGGGTCAGCGATCACAGATATCTCCGAACCACATTATTGA